From a single Pseudomonadota bacterium genomic region:
- a CDS encoding MarR family transcriptional regulator yields MKHKSRGRPPVKEITDSQLNTLKAIRRFANQRGFPPTMKELADILGISHASAHGQVNQLVRKGYL; encoded by the coding sequence ATGAAACATAAAAGCAGGGGCCGACCCCCTGTTAAAGAGATAACTGATAGCCAGCTTAACACGTTAAAGGCGATTCGGCGATTTGCGAATCAGCGGGGATTCCCTCCGACGATGAAGGAGCTTGCCGATATTCTTGGCATTTCACATGCCAGCGCACACGGGCAGGTGAACCAACTCGTGAGAAAAGGGTACTTGTAG